A window of Thermodesulfatator atlanticus DSM 21156 contains these coding sequences:
- a CDS encoding branched-chain amino acid ABC transporter permease has product MRNHYLALIALAIIIFAFGFLNHNDYYFNVLNILFLKGLIVIGLSLLMGYAGQVSLGHAAFYGLGAYTSGILTTKYGLSCLAALGAAQLVTFSVALALGLPALRLKGHYLAMATLGFGVIIYVIFKEMISLTGGPSGLVGIPPLELFGLTFIESRHYYFLFGAVLLVFLLVALHIAHSPFGRSLLALHDSEPATMSLGYDTRKLKLIVFVFSACLAGLAGSLYAHFAMFIAPTSFTFLHSVKLVTMVVIGGIASIWGALLGAVVLTILPEVLTIFEDYDVLIFGTILILIMIFLPEGLFKGLGNLLWRFKKA; this is encoded by the coding sequence ATGAGAAACCACTACCTGGCCCTCATAGCCCTGGCCATCATCATTTTTGCTTTTGGGTTTTTAAACCATAACGACTACTATTTTAACGTCTTGAATATTCTCTTTTTAAAGGGCCTCATCGTGATAGGACTTTCTCTCCTGATGGGTTATGCCGGGCAGGTTTCCCTTGGCCACGCAGCTTTCTATGGGCTTGGGGCCTATACTTCTGGAATCCTTACAACTAAATACGGCTTAAGTTGCCTGGCAGCCCTTGGCGCCGCACAACTGGTTACCTTCTCGGTGGCATTGGCACTTGGGCTGCCCGCACTGAGATTAAAAGGCCACTACCTTGCTATGGCCACCCTAGGCTTTGGCGTAATCATTTACGTAATTTTTAAAGAAATGATTTCCTTAACCGGCGGGCCTTCTGGCCTGGTAGGGATTCCGCCGTTAGAGCTCTTCGGCCTAACCTTTATAGAAAGTCGCCATTATTACTTTCTATTCGGTGCGGTGTTATTAGTTTTTCTCTTGGTTGCCTTGCACATCGCACATTCTCCTTTTGGCCGAAGCCTTTTGGCCTTACATGACAGTGAGCCTGCCACCATGTCCCTTGGTTATGACACACGCAAACTTAAGCTCATTGTTTTTGTCTTTTCCGCCTGTCTGGCAGGGCTTGCAGGAAGCCTTTACGCACACTTTGCCATGTTCATCGCTCCCACCAGCTTTACCTTCTTACATTCAGTGAAGTTGGTAACCATGGTAGTAATCGGAGGCATTGCAAGTATTTGGGGAGCCCTGCTAGGGGCAGTGGTTCTTACCATTCTTCCCGAGGTGCTAACGATCTTTGAAGACTACGACGTCTTAATATTTGGAACTATTCTAATCTTAATAATGATATTCTTACCAGAAGGCCTATTTAAAGGTCTGGGAAATCTCCTGTGGCGTTTTAAAAAAGCGTAG
- a CDS encoding branched-chain amino acid ABC transporter permease, which produces MSEALQFILSGLTNGAIYALIALGFTIIYNATEVINFAQGEFVMLGAMFMATFCSLGLPIPLAFCLAVVLTAICGIIVERLAIYPARHASHITLIIITIGVSILIKGIAMFVWGKNPLPVPAFVGEKPLHFLGATIIPQSLLILVVAILAVLLLEAFFKKTLTGKAMRAAAVNRLAARLLGIRVEPLVLLAFALSAGTSAVAGVIISPITFATYDMGTMLGLKGFCAAVFGGLTSSTGAVLGGFFLGVIEALAAGFISSAYKDAAAFVILILMLFLKPEGLFGKKEIKKL; this is translated from the coding sequence ATGAGTGAAGCGCTTCAGTTTATCCTATCAGGCCTTACTAACGGGGCAATTTACGCCTTAATTGCCCTGGGGTTCACCATTATCTACAACGCCACGGAAGTTATCAATTTTGCGCAAGGTGAATTCGTAATGCTTGGGGCCATGTTCATGGCCACGTTTTGCTCCCTGGGGCTTCCAATACCACTTGCCTTTTGCTTAGCGGTAGTTCTTACCGCGATTTGTGGCATAATCGTAGAAAGACTTGCTATTTACCCTGCAAGGCACGCAAGCCACATCACCCTTATCATCATAACCATTGGCGTATCGATACTTATAAAAGGCATTGCCATGTTTGTGTGGGGTAAAAATCCCCTGCCTGTGCCTGCCTTTGTGGGGGAAAAACCCCTTCATTTTCTCGGAGCAACAATTATTCCCCAGAGTCTTTTAATCCTGGTGGTAGCAATTTTAGCAGTCCTTTTGCTAGAGGCCTTTTTCAAAAAAACCCTTACCGGAAAGGCCATGCGAGCCGCAGCGGTTAATCGTCTGGCCGCAAGGCTACTTGGCATCCGCGTAGAGCCTCTGGTGCTCCTTGCCTTTGCCCTTAGCGCAGGCACCTCTGCGGTGGCAGGAGTTATTATCTCGCCTATCACCTTTGCCACCTACGATATGGGCACCATGCTTGGGCTTAAGGGCTTTTGTGCCGCGGTATTTGGTGGGCTTACCTCAAGTACCGGGGCTGTCCTGGGTGGCTTTTTCTTGGGGGTAATCGAGGCCCTTGCCGCAGGTTTCATCTCTTCGGCTTACAAAGATGCCGCGGCCTTTGTCATACTCATCCTCATGCTTTTTCTTAAGCCAGAGGGGCTTTTTGGAAAAAAGGAGATCAAAAAGTTATGA
- the def gene encoding peptide deformylase, with translation MAKRKIRILGDPVLREKAKPVTEINGALQQLIDDMAETMYEVKGLGLAANQVGETLRLFVLDLKQREGAPELIVFINPEIVEAEGELFEEEGCLSIPGYSAKVKRKAKVLVRALDREGNPFEMELEGLGARAIQHELDHLNGTLYIDYLSTLKKNLFKRWWKKHRPK, from the coding sequence ATGGCAAAAAGAAAAATTCGCATTTTAGGAGACCCGGTTTTAAGAGAAAAGGCCAAGCCAGTTACCGAGATAAACGGCGCTTTGCAGCAGCTAATCGACGACATGGCTGAAACCATGTATGAAGTAAAAGGCTTAGGGCTTGCTGCCAATCAAGTGGGAGAGACCTTAAGGCTTTTCGTGTTAGACCTTAAGCAGCGAGAGGGCGCTCCAGAGCTCATAGTTTTTATTAACCCGGAAATCGTCGAAGCAGAAGGCGAACTCTTTGAAGAAGAAGGATGTCTCAGCATTCCGGGATATAGCGCCAAGGTTAAACGTAAGGCTAAAGTTTTAGTGCGCGCTCTAGATAGAGAAGGAAATCCCTTTGAAATGGAACTAGAAGGCCTTGGGGCACGTGCCATTCAGCACGAACTGGACCACTTAAACGGCACACTTTATATCGACTATCTCTCCACCCTTAAAAAGAATCTTTTCAAACGTTGGTGGAAAAAACACCGACCAAAGTAA